The Lolium perenne isolate Kyuss_39 chromosome 6, Kyuss_2.0, whole genome shotgun sequence genome segment TCAATTCACTGCACTTGGATTGTGTTAGCTATAAAGATCATGTATAGTTATGCACCACTGGAAATTCGTATTCATGATGACCACTGTGGAATGAGCTTTTAATAAGAGACTTGCCCCAAGGAGGAAAAGCTAACATACTGAGAAAACTATCTAGGTTCTCATGGATTCAAGTAAGTAATACACATGAAAATGTCTTGGTGGCCTTGGATTGCGTTACAGACTTACAGTTGATTTGATTATTAGTCTACTCATGTGGCTAAAATTTCAACCCCGTCCCTGCCCTACTAGGGTTTGTGTGGTTCTGGTCCACCAGTCTGTCTCTGGAGGATCCGCCAGTGGACCTAAGGTTTCGTGGAATCGGCCGTCTATGTGGACGTAGTTAGATCAATCGCCGTCAATTGCTGTAACTCTTGCGGCCTTGCATGATTAGATATGCGCCAGTGCTGGCACGGTGGTAGTTTTCTCATTTTGCAACTTGGGATTCTGCAGTGCCATTTGAGGAGGATGACAAGGACCCGAGGATCTGGTTCCTCGACCATAATTACCATGAGTCCATGTTCTCCATGTTCAAGAGGATCAACGGTATGCTGTTTTAGAATTCTTAAATATGCTGGACCCGCCCTGTGCAGTTGGTTCTGTTGTTCCGACGGGCTGTTTCTGTTTGATGCAGCCAAGGAGCATGTTGTTGGCTGGTACAGCACCGGTCCAAAGCTAAAGGAGAACGACTTGGATGTCCATGCGTTGTTTAACAAGTAAGTATATGATATGATTCTGCGCTACAACCACATGTCCTGCAATAATTTAGGAGCTCTGTTTCTGTTTGTACACAATTGCTCGATATGAGTACGCGCAGCTTGTAGTGTCTTAGAATGGTAGAGTGAGGTTATAACTTTATACGTAATGTCCAATGCTACAATGCTAGCGTGAACTCTTCAAGGAGGCTAGCTGTCTGTACGGAGCTCCATTCATAATCTTGTTTTGTTTCGGTTCCTGCTTGATTTCGTACTGTTAGTGAAACATGTCTGGACAAATAACATCGCTTGAGCACAAATGTTTGCTCTATGGGTTAATCATATAGCTAATAGTTAATTAGTTATTCTTATCCTTAAATTTATCTCCTAGACAAACCAATAGAGATTTTCTGATTACCTTATATAGAGTTTTTTTTGAAAGTATAGCGATCTTAGGCGTTACAGAGAATAGCCAGCTTATTGATATTTACATTAGGTTGTTGTGCTATTATGTGTCTTCTCATTCACATTCCATCAGTAAAACAATCAAATGAAAATAATAAACTTGTTTACTTGAACTGACAGTCTGACACATGAGTTTAGTGATGTTTTGGTGGTAACAAGCAGTGTCGACAACTCTAATGTATAAACATTCTAACCGTTCACTGCCCTTTGTATACATTACTTTGGGTATGCAGATTGAGTTTGCTGATGGAAGTATCATTGTGTTTTACCCCCTTTAAACTATCTATTTTGTTTCCTAGGATGCATGTCTTGTATTCCCTATGGTACTTACTATCAATACAGTTAATTTTGATTCTTGCTTTGCATCGTGTAGCTATGTTCCTAATCCTGTCCTGGTGATTATCGATGTTCAACCCAAGGAATTGGGAATACCCACAAAAGCATACTACGCTGTAGAAGAGGTTAAAGAGGTGGGTGTGTGATCTAAGAAGTTGGAGGTTTATGTTTGCTTGTTCAGCTTCACTAATGTATTCGGCTGTCCTGTGCAGAATGCTACTCAGAAAAGTCAAAAGGTGTTTGTCCACGTGCCTTCAGAAATTGCTGCTCATGAAGTCGAGGAGATCGGTAAGACTTGTTTGATTGAAATTGTATGAGAAAGGGGCATCATCTGTGGCACTTATGAGTTATAATTCATTTGGCTATTTCACTCTGTGCAAAAAATATGATCACCTTTTTAGTTCACTTCTGACTGTTAGCTGATGTATGCTTTATGCTCTCTTCAGGAGTTGAGCACCTTCTGAGGGATGTGAAAGACACAACGATAAGCACACTTGCAACAGAGGTATACAATTAAGACAGGAGGGTACAATTTGTAGCTTTCTTTATGTATACCGTGACCGTAATTTTTAATCTGCTAATGAAGGTCAGCAGCAAGCTTGCAGCCCTGAAAGGACTTGATGCAAGGCTTACGGAAATCCGAGGCTATTTAGATCATGTAATTGAAGGGAAGCTCCCGCTGAATCATGAGATTTTGTACCACTTGCAGGTTTGGCTTTCGCTTGCTATATGTTATATGTATATTTTTGGGAGTTATATTTGATCATTTCTCCCGCTTGTGTCTCAGTAATGCTCTATTATGCTTCGTCCTCATAAAGTTTATTATGCATCCATAATCCTTAAATGTTTGAAATGTTTCTCTATTATTAAAGGTTACCGAATGAATTAGATAATTACAGTAGTCTCCCTAGGGATTATATGGAAGTTGGGCAATTAGTGAGAAAAATGGATTATACCATCATTTTCAGTTCTATGGATGCAAACGATGCTTCAAGCCTTCAATTCATCACTTGGATTCAGAAATATATAGTTTTTGGATGGTCTGATCATGCTTTATGCATGTCTGTTATGCTGTCCCCGGAACACTTAAGTTATCTAATCATAATGCTTTATGCATGTCTGTTATGCTGTCCCCGGAACACTTAAGTTATCTAATCATAATGCTTTATGCATGTCTGTTATGCTGTCCCCGGAACACTTAAGTTATCTAATCATAATGCTGCTTCACCACTTACTAGCTGCATAGTAGAATAATTTTAAGTTCAAGTTAAAGCACATAGGATACAAAAATGATGCTTCAAGCCTTTCAGTACATCACTTGGATCCGGAATTTATTATTTTTGGATGGTCAGATCATGCTTTATTTATGTCTGTTATTCTGTCCTTAGAACGCTAATTTATCTATTTATAATGTTGCTTCACCACTAACTGCATAGTAGAATAAGGAAAAAACATGATAGTTGATGATATATACATGCCTTAACACATTTGGTAATGGTTGATCTTTTATTCCGCGCCCGAATCTGCAAAAAAAATTGAACTTCATCCCAACTTCTGCTACCGAAGAAATTTAGCATTTTTAACTGATTGGGTAAATGACCTATTCATTTTGAAATTTCATTGCAGGACGTGTTTAATCTGCTTCCCAATCTGAATGTAAATGAGCTTATTAAAGCATTTGCAGGTAATCACACATGTTCCATCAATTTGACATAACTGACTTATTGTTTCCTTCCATTTCCTTGGTTTTATAACCGCAGCAACTTTATTAATTATCATTTCTTGCAGTGAAAACAAATGACATGATGCTGGTCATATACCTGTCTTCCCTTATCCGAAGTGTCATTGCACTCCACAACTTGATCAACAACAAGGTAAGATCTGCTAGTAGCCTAGTATCTTTGTCACACTGATCACAGTTATGAAGTTGTCCCCTTCTTTTTTCACACTCTGTGGGAAAGTTTCTAAAATATTATTTTGCGATCACAGATGCTAAACAAGGAGCACGAGAAGGTCGAGGATTCGAAGCCAGCCGCGATACCTGCTGTGGCTGGGAGCTGAATGTGCCCTTGTTTGCCTCACTTGGGGGTTACCCATCTTTGACCCAGTGCAGGACAAACAAATTGTGAAGGCTGCATTTGTACCAAGTGTCTTGCCCTTGAATTTACACTTTGATTCTTCACTTCACGTATGATGAGGTCAACGGCAAATCCTTACGTTCTGTAAACTTTAGGTGGTCTTGAGGTTTAATCTAGAGTCTTGTACTGTTTTGTTTGCTGCTTCATGTTCTGCGATGCCTATTATCTCAGTACAATCTATGCTTACAACACATTACTGCCATTcttttgtagcatgcttgctctgGGAGAGTATTGTGGTCATGTATCGTGGATACAAAATGGCAAAAACTCACTTTGTAGCTTGGGCTACACGTAGAACGTTTTACTAACAAAATTGAAATAGGTATTTCCAAGTTCCAAAAAATTGTGAAAAAAAGTCTGGCTGTAGGTAATTATGTAATCCACAATCGTGCAAAGTTTCAATCTAAAACTCATTGTAATTTGGGCTACACGAAAATAACAAATTCTGACATTTTTGGGGATTTTGAAAATGTGTACTGTTCACTACTCCTAGTTCTacattttgtcatttttttaTAGACCAGATCACAACGTATTTCGTACTGATGTTTTACAGACTTGTGATATATGTCACCAACTATATTCAGATTTattttcgaattttttgaaacttcAAAATATGATTTTTCAAATTTTCCAAGAAAACGAGCTAGGGGTACTTCGTCTACTCTTTGGTTGCATGATAATGTTCTATCTCACTTTcatatagtatacaatattcttcTTGTTTTTTAGTGGTGTGGTGCGCTAAGGTGTGGTTGCCCAAACGCTTCCTGTGCGTAGGATAGTACAAGAACAGCcgcctagtttttttttttttttttttttttttttttttttttgcgaaggaGCCGCCTAGTTGTGTTttagggtgtagatacatgcGAAGTTGAGACATTTTTTAATATAATGAAAGAAGTTGATCGTTGTTATTTTTACTGAATATTATACTAATTAAAGTCCGACGCACAAAGCTCTACGGTGTCACATTAATTTGCACTCAATTCTTATCACTCCAATTTTTGGATGTCTCTAGATGTGGCAATTTGTGAATTTGGATTTAAGTTTTGCAAAGAGTTATACAAATTTAATAACGAATGTGTCACTCCAATGCACGTGACTTGCCAAACCTGCTTCATCATTTCTACATATTTAATCCAATGCACTGATGCATAGTGCTTGTTGAAATTAAAGGTGCCTCTTAATTAATCCTTATGCCTGTAAAAAAAACAACAAGTTTACAGTTACCCTATACTTTTCCCGGTTTATTAATCATGTGTGTATCCCTAGATTATGAATTTGATGTATATAATATAAATTATTTAACGTTTTATACCATTAGAAAGTACAACATTTAAAAAATAATTATATGTTTTTAATATACACTAAATTGGTTAAATTGATGATCTAGAGATACGCATGTATAATAAATCGGGACGGAAGGTAGGAGTAGTAAGTTGTAGTCTTAGATAACCCTGTTTAAAACCATTCAAGTGTGTTGTTTCTGAAGCAATTGTTGGTTTCAATCGAGGAAGAACTTACTTAGAAGAACTAAAATAGTGTAAGCAACTTCGAATACAAAATTATTGGTTTCAAACTCTCAATACTAAAGTTGCTTTTTGGGGGAAAAGTTTATCGAAAGATATACAAATGAGATTTAATTTCGAAGAACTCGTCACGAGAGGTCCAGTAGTGAAAACAGATTGGAAGAATCCATGTCTTTTATTTACTTCCCACATGAAATTAAATGCAGAAATACTTTTTTTATGAGGGATATGTTGGACTAACCAGCCCCCATTTACTCCCTAGccacataaaataaaataaaatatgtgTGTTCAGAAAAAGTGTAAATACAAAATATATGTCAAAATAATATCAAGATATACTACAGGAGACAGTTGTGCAAGATAAATTTGTCTGAATGAATAGCAGAAGTAAAATGTAAGGCCGAGCTTTACAAAATCCGCTGTGCACTTAAACAATCCTATTAGGGCAGTTGTCATGTGTGAATGGTTCAAATTGATGAATTCCGCTGAAATATACATGAGAATGGCAATTTATTAGTGGAATATATGTAAAGAGCACTTGTACATTGATTAACAAAGCTCAGCCTCTCTCCTCCCGTGAAAGGAAGATAGGCGGCTGCTAGGGTTCTCGCCATCATGAACTGGAATCGCAGTGTCCCCGCTTCTTCTGCTAGCCGCTCTGACGGCAGGAGGTGTGGGGACCTCGGACCTGCGCTGGTCGTTGTAGGAGGGTCCCTAAATTTCGAGTTTGGTCAACCGACATCATCGTTCTGGTGGCTATGGTAGCGTTGTGCAGGACAAGAATAAGGTATACCCGTCTCCTCGCCGGCGGCGATCTCGCCGGTGGGGTGGTGCGAAACAAGAATAAAGTGTCTCCtcgtccacggcggcggcggtgatctCGCTCGTGGCATTGAGGAGGGCGGATATTCGCCTGGTCGCCGCTTACCTGAAGTGGTGGATCTCAATCAGTCTACGTGTGTGTTATACGTTTGGTGTTCGAATATTCGAATCAATTCAAAGGTTCAGTGACCACGACTTCGGCTATAGGACCATCCATAGGAACACGTGCACGAAGACTTCCcgattgtcatcaacaacgtcaaGCCAGCGCCTTGGC includes the following:
- the LOC127308824 gene encoding 26S proteasome non-ATPase regulatory subunit 7 homolog A, with the translated sequence MDVVKAAQLSGRTLDRVVVHPLVLLSIVDHYNRVARDTRKRVVGVLLGTSSRGTVDVTNSYAVPFEEDDKDPRIWFLDHNYHESMFSMFKRINAKEHVVGWYSTGPKLKENDLDVHALFNNYVPNPVLVIIDVQPKELGIPTKAYYAVEEVKENATQKSQKVFVHVPSEIAAHEVEEIGVEHLLRDVKDTTISTLATEVSSKLAALKGLDARLTEIRGYLDHVIEGKLPLNHEILYHLQDVFNLLPNLNVNELIKAFAVKTNDMMLVIYLSSLIRSVIALHNLINNKMLNKEHEKVEDSKPAAIPAVAGS